A stretch of the Candidatus Hydrogenedentota bacterium genome encodes the following:
- a CDS encoding class I SAM-dependent methyltransferase, with amino-acid sequence MTEKDWLWDEMRQVGTDYADLAEVEAYDARMGAFRDIDGENRETLDMLALVPGAAVLEIGCGTGRFARAAAAAGMAVTAVDVSAVMLDYVRRKAADAGTTVATRHAGFLTMDLPDGAFDGAVSGLALHHLPDLWKLAALRNVARALKPGGRFVLRDVVFAPAADEAPEPHFERFAASLPEMRIPAARHVAQEFSTYDWIMEGLLRRAGFDIVSQAVPAESLAVYLCRKRQEAWRPVPA; translated from the coding sequence ATGACAGAAAAAGACTGGCTGTGGGATGAAATGCGCCAGGTGGGGACGGACTATGCGGACCTCGCCGAGGTGGAGGCCTATGACGCCCGCATGGGTGCCTTCCGCGACATTGACGGCGAGAACCGGGAGACGCTGGACATGCTCGCCCTGGTTCCCGGGGCCGCCGTGCTTGAGATCGGCTGCGGCACGGGGCGGTTTGCCCGGGCGGCGGCTGCGGCGGGAATGGCCGTCACGGCGGTGGACGTCTCCGCCGTCATGCTCGACTACGTGCGGCGGAAGGCCGCCGACGCGGGAACTACCGTCGCCACCCGCCACGCCGGATTCCTGACCATGGACCTGCCGGACGGCGCCTTCGACGGCGCCGTCTCCGGCCTGGCGCTGCACCATCTGCCCGACCTGTGGAAGCTGGCGGCCCTGCGCAACGTCGCGCGCGCGCTCAAGCCGGGGGGAAGATTTGTCCTCCGGGATGTGGTGTTCGCCCCCGCCGCCGACGAGGCGCCCGAGCCCCATTTTGAGCGCTTCGCCGCGTCCCTCCCGGAAATGCGGATTCCCGCCGCGCGGCACGTGGCCCAAGAGTTCAGCACCTACGACTGGATCATGGAGGGCCTCCTGCGAAGGGCGGGGTTTGACATTGTCTCGCAGGCCGTCCCCGCCGAGAGTCTTGCTGTCTACCTCTGCCGGAAAAGGCAGGAGGCGTGGAGGCCCGTCCCGGCCTGA
- the surE gene encoding 5'/3'-nucleotidase SurE — protein MVSPLILVTNDDGIGAPGLAALAAALAPLGEVHVYAPDRQRSAVGHAVSLHTPLRVTEAGERRRMVDGTPTDCVMLAVRGLLPRRPSLVVSGINSGANLGDDVTYSGTVAGAYEGMLLGIPSLAVSNTAHAPEHYDASAAVAARLAARVLARGLPAGVMLNVNIPDLPGDQIGGVAATRMGRRNYQDEIVEREDPRGGRYYWIGGAQPDHYPETGTDFEAVGRGMVSVTPLQRDLTAHAALPDLAAMLGGPDA, from the coding sequence ATGGTTTCCCCGCTCATTCTGGTGACAAACGACGACGGCATCGGCGCGCCGGGCCTGGCGGCGCTGGCCGCCGCGCTGGCGCCCCTGGGCGAGGTGCATGTCTACGCCCCCGACCGCCAGCGCAGCGCCGTGGGCCATGCCGTGTCGCTGCACACGCCCCTGCGCGTGACGGAGGCGGGGGAGCGGCGGCGCATGGTGGACGGCACCCCGACGGACTGCGTCATGCTGGCCGTGCGCGGGCTGCTGCCCCGGCGGCCGTCGCTGGTGGTGAGCGGGATCAACTCGGGCGCGAACCTGGGCGACGATGTGACCTATTCCGGCACCGTGGCGGGGGCCTACGAGGGCATGCTGCTGGGGATTCCCTCGCTGGCGGTCTCCAACACCGCCCACGCGCCGGAGCACTACGATGCGTCCGCCGCCGTGGCGGCGCGGCTGGCGGCGCGGGTGCTGGCGCGGGGGCTGCCCGCCGGGGTCATGCTCAACGTGAACATCCCCGACCTCCCCGGGGACCAGATCGGCGGCGTCGCCGCCACGCGCATGGGCCGCCGCAACTACCAGGATGAGATCGTCGAGCGCGAGGACCCGCGCGGCGGACGCTACTACTGGATCGGCGGCGCCCAGCCCGACCACTACCCGGAAACGGGCACGGATTTCGAGGCCGTTGGACGCGGCATGGTGAGCGTGACACCCCTGCAGCGCGACCTCACGGCCCACGCCGCCCTGCCGGACCTCGCGGCGATGCTGGGCGGCCCGGACGCCTGA
- a CDS encoding glucosamine-6-phosphate isomerase encodes MTLMSTIKGSLLEGFFPEGWDLAKLDALCGRKPETLAKAEKWWSKKFEAVPCASLADFDMMMGHEIAWEIAQAKKAGRQILFILPVGPMGMYRWAVYFLKEWNVDCRHVHGFNMDEWSDAKGNTLPAKDPGAFQNAMEQAFYGPLGKLSAPKNQRHFATKTSLPKYADAIAALRAKGARLVTVYGIGRACHIAFWEPHFAKEYASVAAWKKATHRLGARLCPLTIEQNAITSFKSRTTLVPATANTVGPGLFLQSDRCIGGADGALGRGMMWQGMSLWATLHHEPTPWIPSTFMPTLPGRLFFLQELAGPLEPECN; translated from the coding sequence ATCACGCTGATGAGCACGATCAAGGGTTCGCTGCTGGAGGGGTTCTTCCCGGAGGGATGGGACTTGGCGAAGCTGGACGCCCTGTGCGGGCGCAAGCCGGAGACCCTGGCGAAGGCGGAGAAGTGGTGGAGCAAAAAGTTTGAGGCGGTTCCCTGCGCGTCCCTGGCGGACTTCGACATGATGATGGGCCACGAGATCGCGTGGGAGATCGCCCAGGCGAAGAAGGCGGGCAGACAGATCCTCTTCATCCTGCCCGTGGGCCCCATGGGCATGTACCGCTGGGCGGTGTATTTCCTGAAGGAGTGGAACGTGGACTGCCGCCATGTCCACGGCTTCAACATGGACGAGTGGAGCGACGCGAAGGGCAACACGCTGCCGGCGAAGGACCCCGGGGCGTTCCAGAACGCCATGGAGCAGGCCTTTTACGGCCCCCTGGGCAAACTGTCCGCGCCGAAGAACCAGCGGCACTTCGCGACGAAGACCTCGCTGCCGAAATACGCGGACGCCATCGCCGCACTGCGCGCGAAGGGCGCGCGGCTGGTCACGGTGTACGGCATCGGGCGCGCGTGCCACATTGCCTTCTGGGAGCCGCACTTTGCGAAGGAGTACGCCTCGGTGGCGGCGTGGAAGAAGGCGACCCACCGGCTGGGCGCGCGGCTCTGCCCGCTGACCATCGAGCAGAACGCGATCACGAGCTTCAAGAGCCGGACCACGCTGGTGCCCGCGACGGCGAACACCGTCGGCCCGGGCCTCTTCCTCCAGTCCGACCGGTGCATCGGCGGGGCGGACGGCGCGCTGGGCCGCGGCATGATGTGGCAGGGCATGTCGCTGTGGGCGACGCTGCACCACGAGCCGACGCCGTGGATTCCCAGCACGTTCATGCCGACCCTGCCCGGGCGGCTCTTCTTCCTTCAGGAGCTGGCGGGGCCGCTTGAGCCGGAGTGCAACTGA
- a CDS encoding NAD(P)-binding protein yields the protein MVISRAYGRRPEKRFDERYPVVVAGAGVTGLAAARLLQSLGLECVVFEKGARVGGRCATRTAGDAVFDYGAQFFTARSAEFQQLVGEWTARGVAREWTRSFPSLDGVAEQPGFPRYIGADGMSGVAETLAEGVDVRFDRRVKRITEARGYWDMEMEEGPAVRADALLLTMPLPLALRLINDENTWRFGALLAPVAGARYFPCFTAMAVLDGPSGLPGPGALRMDEGPAAWVADNRIKGVSKAHAVTIHATHDWSEAHLDLSPQEAAQALLDAVRPHLAARAAQVQGYRWRYSAPAAVLPTMHYYLDCRAPLCFAGDAFGGRRLEGAVLSGRSAARALAARLSGENDTP from the coding sequence GTGGTCATTTCCCGCGCATACGGCAGGCGCCCCGAGAAGCGCTTTGACGAGCGGTACCCCGTCGTGGTGGCGGGGGCCGGCGTGACCGGCCTCGCGGCGGCGCGCCTGCTCCAGTCCCTCGGGCTGGAGTGCGTCGTGTTTGAGAAGGGCGCCCGCGTGGGCGGCCGCTGCGCCACGCGCACGGCCGGAGACGCCGTGTTCGACTACGGCGCGCAGTTTTTCACGGCGCGCAGCGCGGAGTTTCAGCAGCTTGTGGGCGAGTGGACGGCGCGCGGCGTCGCGCGCGAGTGGACGCGCAGCTTCCCCTCGCTGGACGGCGTGGCCGAGCAGCCGGGCTTTCCCCGGTACATCGGGGCGGACGGCATGTCGGGGGTGGCGGAGACACTGGCGGAGGGGGTGGACGTGCGCTTTGACCGGCGGGTCAAGCGGATCACGGAGGCGCGCGGGTACTGGGACATGGAGATGGAGGAGGGCCCGGCGGTGCGCGCGGACGCGCTGCTGCTGACGATGCCGCTGCCGCTGGCGCTGCGCCTGATCAACGACGAGAACACCTGGCGCTTCGGCGCGCTGCTCGCGCCGGTCGCGGGGGCCCGCTATTTCCCCTGCTTCACCGCGATGGCCGTGCTCGACGGTCCCAGCGGCCTGCCGGGCCCCGGCGCGCTGCGGATGGACGAGGGCCCCGCCGCGTGGGTGGCCGACAACCGGATCAAGGGCGTCTCGAAGGCCCACGCGGTGACCATCCACGCGACGCACGACTGGTCCGAGGCGCACCTGGACCTTTCGCCGCAGGAGGCCGCCCAGGCGCTCCTGGACGCCGTGCGGCCGCATCTGGCCGCCAGGGCCGCGCAGGTGCAGGGATACCGCTGGCGCTACAGCGCGCCGGCCGCCGTGCTGCCGACCATGCATTACTATCTGGACTGCCGCGCGCCCCTGTGCTTCGCCGGGGACGCGTTCGGCGGCCGCCGTCTCGAGGGCGCCGTGCTCTCGGGCCGGTCGGCCGCGCGCGCGCTGGCCGCGCGGCTCTCCGGGGAGAACGACACACCATGA
- a CDS encoding glycerol-3-phosphate dehydrogenase/oxidase yields the protein MAARAADTGTEWDFLVIGGGATGAGVAVDAASRGLSVLLVDRGDFGKGTSSRSTKLVHGGVRYLQQGNISLVMEALKERGILRDNAPHLVHDLPFVVPNYTWWEAPFYGIGLRIYDLLAGKHGFGPSRNLSVEKTLERIPTIETEGLRGGVVYYDGQFDDSRLLINLVQTAAEHGAAAVNYMEAVRILRRDDLVCGAVLRDRETGEEHTVRARAVINAAGPFVDGVRRLDEPDAAPMIRPSQGVHIILDRSFLPGDSAIMVPHTDDGRVLFAIPWRGRTLVGTTDTPIDDLPGEPRAQDQEVEFLLSHAARYLTRDPGRDDVLSVFAGIRPLAAGDAATTAALSRDHTLHISRSGLVTITGGKWTTYRKMAEDTVDQAATIARLDPPPCATKTLRIHGHVERAEEFGELAVYGADALSVLNLVRESPQNAEQLHPDLETIEAEVIWAARHEMARTVEDVLSRRTRCLLFNAAASVEAAPRVAAILAKELGRDAAWQAAQARAFEETAAVYRL from the coding sequence ATGGCCGCGCGCGCGGCCGACACCGGGACCGAATGGGACTTCCTCGTCATCGGCGGCGGCGCGACCGGCGCCGGGGTGGCGGTGGACGCGGCGTCGCGCGGACTCAGCGTGCTGCTGGTGGACCGCGGCGACTTCGGCAAGGGCACGTCGAGCCGCAGCACGAAACTGGTGCACGGCGGGGTGCGCTACCTCCAGCAGGGCAACATCTCCCTGGTGATGGAGGCGCTGAAGGAGCGCGGCATCCTGCGGGACAACGCGCCGCACCTCGTGCACGACCTCCCCTTTGTCGTGCCGAACTACACCTGGTGGGAGGCGCCCTTCTACGGCATCGGCCTGCGCATCTATGACCTCCTCGCGGGAAAGCACGGCTTCGGGCCGTCGCGGAACCTGTCGGTGGAGAAGACCCTGGAGCGCATCCCCACCATCGAGACCGAGGGCCTGCGCGGCGGCGTGGTCTACTACGACGGCCAGTTCGACGACTCCCGGCTCCTCATCAACCTCGTGCAGACGGCCGCGGAGCACGGCGCCGCGGCGGTCAATTACATGGAGGCCGTGCGCATCCTGCGGCGGGACGACCTCGTCTGCGGCGCCGTGCTGCGCGACCGCGAGACCGGCGAGGAGCACACGGTGCGCGCGCGCGCGGTCATCAACGCGGCGGGGCCCTTCGTGGACGGCGTGCGCCGCCTCGACGAGCCGGACGCGGCGCCCATGATCCGCCCGAGCCAGGGCGTGCACATCATCCTCGACCGGTCCTTCCTCCCCGGCGACAGCGCCATCATGGTGCCGCACACCGACGACGGGCGCGTGCTCTTCGCCATCCCCTGGCGCGGGCGCACGCTGGTCGGCACGACGGACACGCCCATTGACGACCTGCCCGGCGAGCCGCGCGCCCAGGACCAGGAGGTGGAGTTCCTGCTGAGCCACGCGGCGCGCTACCTCACCCGCGACCCCGGCCGGGACGACGTGCTGAGCGTCTTCGCGGGCATCCGCCCGCTGGCGGCGGGCGACGCGGCCACCACGGCGGCGCTCTCGCGCGACCACACGCTGCACATCTCGCGCAGCGGGCTCGTGACCATCACGGGCGGCAAGTGGACCACCTACCGGAAGATGGCGGAGGACACGGTGGACCAGGCGGCGACCATCGCGCGCCTCGACCCGCCCCCCTGCGCCACGAAGACCCTGCGCATCCACGGCCACGTCGAGCGCGCGGAGGAGTTCGGCGAGCTCGCCGTCTACGGCGCCGACGCGCTCTCGGTCCTCAACCTCGTGCGGGAGTCGCCGCAGAACGCCGAGCAGCTTCACCCGGACCTCGAGACCATCGAGGCCGAGGTCATCTGGGCCGCGCGCCATGAGATGGCCCGCACGGTGGAGGACGTCCTCTCCCGACGCACGCGCTGCCTGCTGTTCAACGCGGCGGCCAGCGTGGAGGCGGCCCCGCGCGTGGCGGCGATCCTCGCGAAGGAGCTGGGCCGCGACGCCGCCTGGCAGGCCGCGCAGGCGCGCGCCTTTGAGGAAACCGCGGCGGTCTACCGCCTCTGA
- a CDS encoding prolyl oligopeptidase family serine peptidase: protein MKAPTRLCQVLAAAAALLAAGFAAAQGKPYELVKDVQYGEARGVPLLLNVYKPTGQNRNPLYKPGDTGKGLAVIDVISGGWNSSPARENEHAAAGMFDVVCARGYTVFAVRVGSVPEFDGLEITGNLQRGVRWVKAHAAEYGINPDRIGMVGASAGGHLTLLSMVREEPGDPKAEDPLLRFSTRIAAVAVFFPPTHFLNWGGGRAPITSEPGLLFNGGVAGRTEAEIDARLRELSPALQVKPGLPPALLIHGDSDPIVPLDQSEQMVKALKDAGNGAELVVKQDGGHFWLTITEEIILITDWLDKQLAGAQ from the coding sequence ATGAAAGCCCCCACGCGTCTTTGCCAGGTGCTCGCGGCGGCCGCCGCGCTGCTTGCGGCGGGGTTCGCCGCCGCGCAGGGCAAACCCTACGAACTGGTGAAGGACGTGCAGTACGGGGAGGCCAGGGGCGTCCCCCTGCTGCTGAACGTCTACAAACCGACCGGACAGAACCGCAACCCGCTCTACAAGCCCGGCGACACGGGGAAGGGCCTCGCCGTCATTGACGTGATCAGCGGCGGGTGGAACAGCAGCCCCGCGCGGGAGAACGAGCACGCGGCCGCCGGCATGTTCGACGTCGTGTGCGCGCGCGGCTACACCGTCTTCGCCGTGCGCGTGGGGTCGGTGCCGGAGTTCGACGGCCTGGAAATCACCGGGAACCTCCAGCGCGGCGTGCGCTGGGTGAAGGCCCACGCGGCGGAGTACGGGATCAACCCCGACCGCATCGGCATGGTGGGCGCGTCGGCGGGCGGGCACCTCACGCTGCTCTCAATGGTGAGGGAAGAGCCCGGCGATCCGAAGGCGGAGGACCCGCTGCTCCGTTTCAGCACGCGCATCGCGGCGGTGGCGGTGTTTTTCCCGCCGACCCATTTCCTGAACTGGGGCGGCGGCAGGGCGCCCATTACCAGCGAGCCGGGGCTGCTGTTCAACGGCGGCGTGGCGGGGAGGACGGAGGCCGAGATTGACGCGCGCCTCAGGGAGCTGTCCCCCGCGCTCCAGGTGAAGCCCGGCCTGCCGCCCGCGCTGCTCATCCACGGCGACTCGGACCCCATCGTGCCGCTGGACCAGTCGGAGCAGATGGTGAAGGCGCTCAAGGACGCCGGGAACGGCGCGGAGCTGGTGGTGAAGCAGGACGGCGGGCATTTCTGGCTCACCATCACCGAGGAGATCATCCTCATCACCGACTGGCTCGACAAGCAGCTGGCGGGCGCGCAATGA
- a CDS encoding alpha/beta hydrolase, with amino-acid sequence MTETRDDGEHPVEMLHRPGALLHARPKTPGHFRRARNRVYAEALGVALVMDVFQPEGPSNGLGVVDVISSGWRSDRIALNEHVGFGLCDALCGAGFTVFAASPGAARLFEGRDLVLHVHAAVRHVRHHAGEWGVDPGRLALAGTSAGGHLAALAALSPQKGRPAAREPHRRHDSSVAAVAAFFAPSDLEGLFRGDASLEAARQGIAWEEMLFHGGLRGRTPEEVTERMRELSPVHAAASFRARHPGQAPPPFLLVHGDADPVVPLVQSLRLADALRAAGGVADVLVRPGGGHPWPDAGAECAKAAAWLAARLR; translated from the coding sequence ATGACGGAGACGCGGGACGACGGGGAGCATCCTGTCGAGATGCTGCACCGGCCGGGGGCGCTGCTGCACGCGCGCCCGAAGACCCCGGGGCATTTCCGCCGCGCGCGCAACCGCGTCTACGCCGAGGCCCTCGGCGTCGCGCTGGTGATGGACGTGTTCCAGCCGGAGGGCCCGTCGAACGGCCTCGGCGTGGTGGACGTCATCAGCAGCGGCTGGCGCTCCGACCGGATCGCGCTCAACGAGCATGTGGGCTTCGGCCTGTGCGACGCCCTGTGCGGCGCGGGATTCACGGTCTTTGCGGCGTCGCCCGGCGCCGCGCGCCTCTTCGAGGGGAGGGACCTCGTCCTGCATGTGCACGCGGCGGTGCGCCATGTGCGCCACCACGCGGGGGAGTGGGGCGTGGACCCCGGCCGCCTCGCCCTCGCGGGCACCTCGGCGGGCGGGCACCTCGCCGCGCTCGCCGCGCTGTCGCCGCAGAAGGGCCGCCCCGCGGCCCGCGAGCCCCACCGCAGGCACGACTCGTCGGTCGCCGCCGTCGCGGCCTTCTTCGCGCCGTCGGACCTCGAGGGGCTGTTCCGGGGGGACGCCTCCCTGGAGGCCGCGCGGCAGGGCATCGCGTGGGAGGAGATGCTCTTTCACGGAGGCCTGCGGGGAAGGACGCCGGAGGAGGTGACAGAGCGGATGCGCGAACTCTCGCCCGTTCACGCGGCCGCATCGTTCCGCGCGCGCCATCCCGGGCAGGCGCCGCCGCCCTTCCTGCTGGTCCACGGCGACGCGGACCCCGTGGTGCCCCTTGTGCAGTCGCTGCGGCTGGCGGACGCGCTGCGCGCGGCCGGCGGTGTCGCCGACGTGCTGGTGCGTCCGGGCGGCGGCCATCCCTGGCCGGACGCCGGCGCCGAATGCGCCAAGGCGGCCGCGTGGCTCGCCGCCCGCCTGCGCTGA
- a CDS encoding histone H1-like repetitive region-containing protein — protein MADVKKAAAKKPAAKKPAAKKPAAKKAVAKKPAAKKPAAKKAVAKKPAAKKPAVKKAVAKKPAAAKKPAVKKAAAKKPAAKKPAAKKAVAKK, from the coding sequence ATGGCGGATGTGAAAAAAGCGGCGGCGAAGAAGCCTGCGGCGAAGAAGCCTGCGGCGAAGAAGCCCGCGGCGAAGAAGGCTGTCGCGAAGAAGCCTGCGGCGAAGAAGCCGGCCGCGAAGAAGGCTGTCGCGAAGAAGCCGGCCGCGAAGAAGCCCGCGGTGAAGAAGGCCGTCGCGAAGAAGCCGGCCGCCGCGAAGAAGCCGGCGGTGAAGAAGGCCGCCGCGAAGAAGCCGGCCGCGAAGAAGCCGGCCGCGAAAAAGGCCGTCGCGAAGAAGTAA
- the rfaE2 gene encoding D-glycero-beta-D-manno-heptose 1-phosphate adenylyltransferase, with product MTEDSQRHGELLERFRSVRVMAVGDIYLDENIFGSVTEVSLEAPIPVFEVHEKRHNPGAAGNAACNAASLGGRVTMVGVVGDDVNAGIVRRAFEERGVDTSGIVTDPSRATNTYGKLKAGGHNIPMQEVLRTDTPKPRMVSGGAEAAVIAQIRRLAPEVDAVLIGDQVSATVSDAVYAAIMECAEKFSLKTVADSRARAGYFAGVDVIKPNDREAGLAAGIDVVDEASLMRAGRFLTTRAKNAMVTRGPEGITVFAAGGSVETVPIRPVRAVDVTGAGDTVAAAIVLTLAAGGSLRDAAVLGNLAAGIAVAQPGVVTVSNDELRDAVLGPEGPEKLKSVDQLRGVVERLRRDGKRVVWTNGCFDLLHAGHISYLLSARACGDAMVVGLNTDASVRALKGPERPVVNEMDRALVLSALECVDYVVLFGDPSPLRLIETLRPDVYAKGGDYTLDTIVQEERRAVEAYGGSIAIIPGREGKSTTGLINKISGKP from the coding sequence ATGACGGAAGACAGTCAACGGCACGGCGAACTGCTTGAGCGCTTCAGGAGCGTGCGCGTGATGGCGGTGGGCGACATCTACCTCGACGAGAACATCTTCGGCTCCGTGACGGAGGTGAGCCTCGAGGCGCCCATCCCCGTCTTCGAGGTGCATGAGAAAAGGCACAACCCCGGCGCCGCGGGCAACGCCGCGTGCAACGCCGCATCGCTCGGCGGCCGGGTCACCATGGTCGGCGTGGTGGGCGACGATGTGAACGCGGGCATTGTGCGGCGCGCCTTTGAGGAGCGCGGCGTGGACACGTCGGGCATTGTCACCGACCCCTCGCGCGCCACGAACACCTACGGAAAGCTGAAGGCCGGCGGGCACAACATCCCCATGCAGGAGGTGCTGCGCACGGACACGCCGAAGCCCCGCATGGTGTCGGGCGGCGCCGAAGCCGCCGTCATCGCGCAGATACGCCGGCTCGCGCCGGAGGTGGACGCGGTCCTCATCGGCGACCAGGTGTCGGCCACGGTCTCCGACGCGGTGTACGCGGCCATCATGGAGTGCGCGGAGAAGTTCTCGCTGAAAACGGTCGCCGACTCGCGCGCCCGCGCCGGATACTTCGCCGGCGTGGACGTGATCAAGCCGAACGACCGCGAGGCCGGGCTCGCCGCGGGCATTGACGTGGTGGACGAGGCGTCGCTGATGCGGGCGGGGCGCTTCCTCACCACGCGCGCGAAGAACGCCATGGTCACGCGCGGCCCCGAAGGCATCACCGTGTTCGCCGCCGGCGGCTCCGTGGAGACGGTGCCCATCCGCCCGGTGCGCGCGGTGGACGTCACCGGCGCGGGCGACACCGTGGCCGCGGCGATCGTGCTCACCCTCGCCGCGGGCGGATCGCTGCGCGACGCGGCCGTGCTGGGCAATCTCGCCGCGGGCATCGCCGTGGCGCAGCCCGGCGTGGTCACCGTGTCCAACGACGAGCTGCGCGACGCCGTGCTCGGCCCGGAGGGTCCGGAGAAGCTCAAGTCGGTGGACCAGCTGCGCGGCGTGGTGGAGCGCCTGCGGCGCGACGGCAAACGGGTGGTGTGGACCAACGGCTGCTTCGACCTGCTGCACGCCGGGCACATCTCCTACCTGCTCAGCGCGCGCGCGTGCGGCGACGCGATGGTGGTCGGGCTCAACACGGACGCGTCGGTGCGCGCGCTCAAGGGGCCGGAGCGCCCCGTGGTGAACGAGATGGACCGCGCGCTCGTGCTGTCGGCGCTGGAGTGCGTGGACTACGTGGTGCTCTTCGGCGACCCGTCGCCCCTGCGCCTGATCGAGACGCTGCGGCCCGACGTCTACGCGAAGGGCGGCGACTACACGCTGGATACCATTGTGCAGGAGGAGCGCCGCGCCGTGGAGGCCTACGGCGGGTCCATCGCCATCATCCCCGGCCGCGAGGGGAAGTCCACCACGGGCCTCATCAACAAGATATCCGGGAAACCCTGA
- a CDS encoding amidophosphoribosyltransferase — translation MGGFFGVVSADDCTSDLFYGTDFHSHLGTYRGGLAVLDRETGFDRRIHDISTAQFRSKFEDDIVKMRGHAGVGVISDTDSQPLLIGSHLGPYALVTVGRINNLADLASLAFSKWTTHFSEMSGGGINPTELVATLINQGATFEEGIQIAQGAVDGSLSLLLLTEKGVLYAARDRYGRTAVAVGAKQGAHAAAMETTAFPNLDYETERFLGPGEVVRITAEGVETRVAPGDDLRICTFLWVYYGFPASSYEGVSAEAMRYRSGAALARRDTVEADVAAGIPDSGTGHAIGYANEKKIPYGRPFAKYTPTWPRSFMPQTQATRDLVARMKLIPIRELIQGRRIVFCDDSIVRGTQLKDTIQRLYDVGALEVHMRPACPPLVHGCRFLNFSRSKSEMDLAGRRAVKELEGESDRHLDEYADPDSDRHQAMVERIRTRLSLTTLQYQRLDDMVEATTLPRESLCTYCWDACEGGCRREGFGETGKLL, via the coding sequence ATGGGCGGATTCTTCGGCGTCGTCTCGGCGGACGACTGCACCAGCGACCTTTTCTACGGCACGGATTTCCACTCGCACCTGGGGACCTACCGCGGCGGACTGGCGGTGCTGGACCGGGAGACGGGCTTCGACCGGCGCATCCACGACATCAGCACGGCGCAGTTCCGGTCGAAGTTTGAGGATGACATCGTGAAGATGCGGGGGCACGCGGGGGTGGGCGTGATCAGCGACACGGACTCGCAGCCCCTGCTGATCGGGTCGCATCTGGGCCCCTACGCGCTGGTCACGGTGGGGCGGATCAACAATCTGGCGGACCTGGCGTCGCTGGCGTTCTCCAAGTGGACGACGCATTTCTCGGAGATGAGCGGCGGGGGCATCAACCCGACGGAGCTGGTGGCGACGCTGATCAACCAGGGGGCCACCTTTGAGGAGGGCATCCAGATCGCGCAGGGCGCGGTGGACGGGTCGCTCTCGCTGCTGCTGCTGACGGAAAAGGGGGTGCTCTACGCCGCGCGCGACCGCTACGGCCGCACCGCGGTGGCCGTCGGCGCCAAGCAGGGCGCGCATGCCGCGGCCATGGAGACCACGGCCTTCCCCAACCTGGACTACGAGACGGAGCGTTTCCTGGGCCCCGGCGAGGTGGTGCGCATCACCGCGGAGGGCGTGGAGACCCGCGTCGCCCCCGGCGACGACCTGCGCATCTGCACCTTCCTCTGGGTCTACTACGGGTTCCCGGCGTCGTCCTACGAGGGGGTGAGCGCCGAGGCCATGCGCTACCGCTCGGGCGCCGCGCTGGCGCGGCGGGACACGGTGGAGGCGGACGTGGCGGCGGGCATCCCCGACTCGGGCACCGGCCACGCCATCGGCTACGCGAACGAGAAGAAGATCCCCTACGGGCGGCCCTTCGCCAAATACACGCCGACCTGGCCGCGCAGTTTCATGCCGCAGACCCAGGCGACGCGCGACCTGGTGGCGCGGATGAAACTGATCCCCATCCGCGAGCTGATCCAGGGCCGGCGCATCGTCTTCTGCGACGACTCGATCGTGCGCGGCACGCAGCTCAAGGACACGATCCAGCGGCTCTACGACGTGGGGGCGCTGGAGGTCCACATGCGCCCCGCCTGCCCGCCGCTGGTGCACGGCTGCCGCTTCCTCAACTTCTCCCGGTCGAAGTCGGAGATGGACCTCGCCGGGCGCCGCGCCGTGAAGGAGCTGGAGGGCGAGTCGGACCGGCATCTGGACGAGTACGCCGACCCGGACTCCGACCGCCACCAGGCGATGGTCGAGCGCATCCGCACGCGCCTGTCGCTCACGACGCTCCAGTACCAGCGGCTGGACGACATGGTGGAGGCGACCACCCTGCCGAGGGAGAGCCTCTGCACCTACTGCTGGGACGCCTGCGAGGGCGGCTGCAGGCGCGAGGGCTTCGGCGAGACGGGAAAGCTGCTCTGA